From the Gallaecimonas kandeliae genome, one window contains:
- the yvcK gene encoding uridine diphosphate-N-acetylglucosamine-binding protein YvcK, with the protein MTEHPYRPHLAALERVVALGGGHGLGRTLSALSFLGPRLTGIVTTTDNGGSTGRLRQSRQCIAWGDVRNCLNQLITQDSTGSRLFEYRFGGEDELKGHNLGNLILLALDDLCVRPVEAINLVRQVLRVKCGLLPMTESPADLLALGADGRRHLGELSVDGLKAMPSQLSLSPQVAATREALDAVREADLLILGPGSFLTSVLPPLLLPDLAAAFRQSKALKVWVENLAPEQSPVRQLSAGARLAWLHERLDFPVVDWVLCPPGLDWQNVPAGVRRLEQPLASDQIFYRHDRGALADGLEKILASCG; encoded by the coding sequence ATGACCGAACATCCCTATCGCCCGCACCTGGCCGCCCTGGAACGTGTCGTTGCCCTGGGGGGTGGCCACGGCCTTGGCCGCACCCTCTCAGCATTAAGCTTCCTCGGTCCGCGCCTGACCGGCATAGTCACCACCACAGACAACGGCGGCTCCACGGGCCGGTTGCGCCAGAGCCGCCAATGCATCGCCTGGGGTGACGTGCGCAACTGCCTGAACCAGCTGATCACCCAGGATTCCACCGGCAGCCGCCTCTTCGAGTACCGCTTTGGCGGTGAGGACGAGCTCAAGGGCCACAATCTCGGCAACCTGATACTGCTGGCCCTGGATGACCTCTGTGTGCGGCCGGTGGAGGCCATCAACCTGGTGCGCCAGGTGCTGAGGGTGAAATGCGGGCTTCTGCCCATGACCGAGAGCCCGGCCGATCTGCTGGCCCTGGGGGCCGACGGCCGCCGGCACCTGGGAGAGCTGTCGGTGGACGGCCTCAAGGCCATGCCCAGCCAGCTGAGCCTTTCCCCCCAGGTGGCCGCCACCCGTGAGGCTTTGGATGCGGTGCGCGAGGCGGACCTGCTGATCTTGGGGCCGGGCAGCTTCCTCACCTCTGTGTTGCCGCCGCTGCTGCTGCCGGATCTGGCCGCCGCTTTTCGCCAAAGCAAGGCCCTCAAGGTCTGGGTGGAAAACCTGGCCCCGGAGCAGAGCCCGGTACGTCAATTGAGTGCCGGTGCGCGCCTGGCCTGGCTTCATGAGCGGCTGGACTTTCCGGTGGTGGACTGGGTGCTCTGCCCGCCAGGGCTTGACTGGCAAAACGTGCCGGCCGGGGTGCGCCGCCTCGAGCAACCCCTGGCCTCCGACCAGATCTTCTACCGCCACGACAGGGGTGCCCTGGCGGACGGCCTGGAAAAGATCCTCGCCAGTTGTGGATAA
- the lexA gene encoding transcriptional repressor LexA encodes MRPLTPRQQQILDLIRDRISASGMPPTRAEIAQQLGFKSANAAEEHLKALAKKGVIEILAGTSRGIRLLEEESANDEPGLPLVGQVAAGEPILATQHIESHYQLDPALFHPHADFLLRVKGESMKKIGIMDGDLLAVHSTSQARNGQVVVARVEDEVTVKRLQQNGHQLRLIAENDDFKDILVDLRETPVTIEGLAVGVIRNNQF; translated from the coding sequence ATGCGTCCCCTTACTCCCCGCCAGCAACAGATCCTGGATCTGATCCGAGACCGCATCTCTGCCAGCGGTATGCCACCGACCCGGGCAGAGATAGCCCAGCAGCTGGGCTTTAAATCGGCCAACGCCGCCGAGGAACACCTCAAGGCCCTGGCCAAGAAAGGGGTCATAGAAATACTGGCCGGCACCTCCCGTGGCATCCGCCTGCTGGAAGAGGAGAGTGCCAACGACGAGCCCGGCCTGCCCCTGGTGGGCCAGGTGGCGGCTGGCGAGCCCATCCTTGCCACCCAGCACATCGAGTCCCACTACCAGCTGGATCCCGCTCTCTTCCATCCCCATGCCGATTTCCTGCTGCGGGTGAAGGGCGAGAGCATGAAGAAGATCGGCATCATGGACGGTGACCTGCTGGCCGTGCACAGCACCAGCCAGGCCCGCAATGGCCAGGTGGTGGTGGCCAGGGTCGAGGACGAGGTCACGGTCAAGCGGCTGCAGCAAAACGGCCACCAGTTGAGGCTGATCGCCGAAAACGACGACTTCAAGGACATACTGGTGGATCTGCGCGAAACTCCTGTGACTATCGAAGGGTTGGCGGTCGGGGTGATCCGCAACAACCAGTTCTGA